One Gemmatimonadaceae bacterium genomic window, TGGGGATCTTGTATACGTCAAACTCCTTGTCGCGCTGGCCGGTGAAGACGAGCCAGCGCCCGTCAGGGGACCAGCCGTGCAGGTAAGACGGACCCTTCGCGGTAATCCGCTTCGGGATACCACCAGTCGTCGGCACGGTGTACACGATCGATGCACCACTGTCTTCGGCCGCGTGATGACTGATCGCCAGCATTTGGCCGTCGAAGGAGAGCACGTGATCGTTGTTGTTCCGTGTCGCGAAGCCGGTGTTGATCACGTGCGGCTGTCGCGTCGCCAGGTCGAACCGATAGAGCCGGCCTTCCTGCGCGTAGATGAGCGCCTTGCCGTCGTGCGTCCAATTGGGCGCCTGGAATGAGCCGTCGTAGTGATGCACGATCGTCGCATTACCAGTCGTTAGGTCGAGGACCTCGAGGTTGCTCGCGAGGTAATCGCGGTAGGGAACGAGAGTCGGTGGTGCCGGGATTGTGATGCGCACGTTGGTGAACGCGGCTCGCTCGACGACCGTGTCGTTGTGCGCGCACACGAACAGCCCCACGTACAGGGTGTCGGGCAAGGTGACGCCAGTGAGCTGTTCGGTTGTCAGCGTGTCGCCGAAACGTCCGACGGACATGAGATAGACGCCGTCGCGTCGCTCGAGCTGAATGACGGCGTCGGCATTCGGCAGGCTGTCGGCCGATTTTAGCTCCTCGGTAACGCCGCCATCGGTACGCCGAAACTGGAGCGACATCAGACCATCACCATGCATCGCGGCCGTGACGTGCGGTGCATTCGGCGCGAGCGATGGCCGGATCGTCCAACCGATCTTCCGATGCGCCTCGACGCCCGTACTCACAAAGCGCGTGCGAGTGGAGAGGATAAAATTTCCGCTGAGCCGCTTCCAGACGAAATGAAAGTCGTCGCGGTCGTTCCACATGTTCTGACCCGAGCCGGCAATGGCGTACGCCTGCGTGCGCGAGTCGTAGGACGCGGAGCCGCGGCGCGCGCGTCCTACGTCAGACTGCGAGTCGAAGATGCCAATCGCGTTCGATGAGGGGCCGGTCACTCGACTCGTAGGGCGCGCATGGGACAGCGACGCGACAACGACGATGCCCGTTAGGCAACGGTGGACGGTCGAGGAGCTGCGCCCGCCTCCGAACCCGCGTCGTGTCGGCATGGACTCGCTCACTGAAAGCGGCCCAATGATGTCCTCGAAACGCGCCGCCCGCCAGCGGGCGGCGACACCTCAGCGGCCTATGGTCCGCGGATAGACCCTGATCCAATGCGTTCGCACAAGCGGTTGTTCCCGCTGGCCGTTGTGGCTGGAGATGATCACGTTCGATGGCTCGAGCGGCATGTGGCAGTCGACGCATCGTCCAACGAGGGCGTTGCCGCGCTCCGGGTAGAGGCCGCAGCTCTGGACGGTGTGGCAGCTGAGGCAACGCCCCGAAAGGGATGCGACGTCGCGCTGGGTCTCATGCACGTTGTGGCAGGTGGCGCAGGTCATCTGCGACTTCTGGAAGCAACGGCTCCGGATGAGCAGCTCGAGCTGATTGCCGTGAACGTCGGGCGTGCCGCCGAATGTCGGCATGGGCAGATCGAGGTGTTGCTCGAGTCGTTGCCCGGGCAGGAAAGAGAACGCCGGCGTCTTGAGCGTTCCAAGTCCGGCGTGGCACAGGGCGCAGGCGTCCAGCCGCTGGCCGCGAGAAAAGCGCGCCGGATTGATGATCGCGGACGACAGCACCGCCGTCGGCACGACACGCAGTGGCGAACGCTCGCGCGCCGCGTGCATTCGGCCCGCGCCGTGACAGGTCTCGCAGCCGATGCCCAGCATCGTGCTCGTTAGGCGATAGCGATTCGTGCGTCGCGCATCGGCGACCGGCTCGAGTCGCGTCGCGTGGCACTCCACGCAGCGCGGCGCGATGGGCCGATCGAAGTTGGCCACGCCATCTCGATATCCCGGGCTGTTGATCCAGCCGATCCCGCGCCAGGACGAGACGGGAAGCTGATACAGCTGGTCGCCCTGCCAGTAGAGGTACGACTGCCCTTTGCGCACGCCGGTGACGATGTCGATGCGCGCCGTCTGGCTCGTGGTATCTGGCGCGCGCCCTGACACGGCGGTCTCGTAGTAGCCGCGCGCCATCGAATCCATGCGGTAGTGCAATTGCGGATTCGCGGTCTGGAGCACGTTCTCGCCGGCGCTGAAGCTGCCCTCGATCGCGGCCCGCGACGGAAGCTGTGAGGTCAGACGATGCGCGGTTTCCTCGAAGCTCGCCTTCTCGCGATGGCAGGAGAGACAGGTCGCATCGCCGACAGCGTTCGACGCGCGAACCGGTGGCGGTCGATACCGCCGCGCGAACACGACGGCTGCGCAGACAGCGACGAGGATCAGGGAGACGACGGCCGCGCTGCGGCAGCGGTGCTTCATCGAGGCGTGCGGGCATGGGCGCGGTCGGACGTTGCGAGGTGTGCGCGCCTCACAGCGGCCTCGCAGTCGTCATCGAGAGCTTCGGCGCTCACGAGCATGAACTCTTTGTCCGAGATCGGCAACCAGGCTGCCGTTTGGACGACGCCACCGCAGGATCACGGCGGCCGCCTCGGCGAAAACGACACCGCCCAGAATACTCGGGTCGAATAGAAAAAGTCTCTCCGCGAGCCAGCGCGTCCGGCCAATCGAAGGCACAAGAGCAGCGCCCTGGACTAGGCCACTCGAAATATCGCCGACGACCAGTATGATGGCGATGACGAGACCAAGTCGCGAACCGACGTCGGTCGCCTCGGTCGGCCTCGGATGCCCTCGAATGAGAATCCTCATTGTGGCCTCAAAATCCTGATCTCACGCCAGTGCCTAACGGGTAAGACGAATCCAATGCCCGCGCCGATCGCCGCTGATGTTGGCACACCATCGACCAACCCGATCCATGCGAATCCCTCGCCGAAACACTCCGGTCCCGTGCACGTGGCCTCCTCGTGAACGATCCACGCCGTGGCGGCAAGGAGGTACGCTCCCAATCCCACGAGCGCGCCGACTCTCGCGTGATCCCATCGCGACTTCCCGCTGTACGGCACCTCGAGCCGCGCCACGCTCGCCGTTGGTATGGCTACTCGTGCCAGCAGACGCATCGACGGTGGCTCGCTCATGCGCCGGAGAAAAACGGTGTCATCGCTGAGCGAATCGAGCCTCGCCTCGGCGGGCCAGGGTACACCGGCCGCCGGCGCGAGCACGCGCACTCTGTCGCCGCGTCGCAGGAGGTCGCCCGGCACCCGCCGGCTATCCGGTTCTGCACCCGCGACGATGGCGCGCGCAACAGCGGCTTGCAGCGGACCAACGTCCGGGAAGTAGCCGCGCGCGTCCGTTCCCAGGTTCTGACGATTGGTGAGCAGGACGATCGAGAGACCATATTTCGGCACGCCAAGCACGTACGTCCCCGTGAAGCCCGTATGGCTGAAGCTCCCAGGCGGCAACTCGTTAGGTGACATCCATCCCAGAAAGTTCTGATACCGATCACGGGTTAGAAAACGGTCGATGACCTCCGGCCGGATGTATTGCCGGCCATTCGCACGCCCATGCGCGAGCAATAGGTCGATCAGTACGCGTAACGCGCTGGCCGTCGAGAACAGGCCTGCGTCCCCAGCGACGCCGCCATTCGCGTACCACGAGTTGCCGTCGTCGGCCTCGCCGTTGAGCACATACTCACGCCACCCGTTCCACGCCGTTGGATCGCCGCGATAGCGATAGCCAAACGTGGAGTCGAACACCATGTGGTGCTCGTAGCCATTTCCCTGCTCCGTCGCCGCAAAGTCGGAGAAGCCGTGTTGCTTCGGCAGGAATGTCGTCGATCGCAGCCCAAGCGGTTGGTACAGTGCCTCGGCAACGTACCGATCCAGTGGCTGAGCCGTGACACGCTCGACGATGTAGCCGAGGAGCATGAATCCAAGGTCGCTGTAGTGGCGCGCCTCGCCGACGCCCCACTCGAGGGGCATCTGGCGGATGACATCATACGTCTGGTGCTCGTTGGACGCGTGATAGTAGAGCGGTTGCCATTGCACCAGGCCGGCCGAGTGCGTCAAGAGGTGCCTAACGGTGATGCTGTCGAGGTGCACGCCGCGGAAGTCGGGAAGATAGCGATAGACGGGCGCGTCGACGTCGATCCGGCCTTCGCTCGCGAGCATCATCACCGCCATCGTCGTCGCCATCACTTTCGTCACGGACGCGAGGTCGAAGAGCGTCGACGTGTGCATCGGCCTGGGATTCGGCAGGTGATGCCCTTCGAAGTCGTTCAACTGAGCCCAGCCGAAGGCCCCTTCGTGAACGAGTTGGCCATTGTGAGAGACGACGAGCACGGCGCCGGGAATCGTGTGGCCGACTGCAGCCTGGATCACGGAGTCGGCCGTCGCGATGCCGTGCGTGAGGCCCGTGTCTGGCCGAAGGAGTTGGGCGACGAGTCCGAGTGCGGCGAGGCAATTCATTGTCGTTATAGCCTACTAATCAGACAGGAGATTCGCCACGAGCTCATTCAGCGCGTTCACTGCGTCTTCGATAGTTGTCGTGGTCGTGTCGATGATCGGTATGTGCAATGCGTCAGCCTGGCCGCGGAGGTAGGCGGCCCAGGCATCCATGTTCGCGGTTGCGAGCTCGGGCTGGCCGCGTGCATCGCGCAGTCTGGCGTTGCGCGTCGAGTA contains:
- a CDS encoding serine hydrolase, with the protein product MNCLAALGLVAQLLRPDTGLTHGIATADSVIQAAVGHTIPGAVLVVSHNGQLVHEGAFGWAQLNDFEGHHLPNPRPMHTSTLFDLASVTKVMATTMAVMMLASEGRIDVDAPVYRYLPDFRGVHLDSITVRHLLTHSAGLVQWQPLYYHASNEHQTYDVIRQMPLEWGVGEARHYSDLGFMLLGYIVERVTAQPLDRYVAEALYQPLGLRSTTFLPKQHGFSDFAATEQGNGYEHHMVFDSTFGYRYRGDPTAWNGWREYVLNGEADDGNSWYANGGVAGDAGLFSTASALRVLIDLLLAHGRANGRQYIRPEVIDRFLTRDRYQNFLGWMSPNELPPGSFSHTGFTGTYVLGVPKYGLSIVLLTNRQNLGTDARGYFPDVGPLQAAVARAIVAGAEPDSRRVPGDLLRRGDRVRVLAPAAGVPWPAEARLDSLSDDTVFLRRMSEPPSMRLLARVAIPTASVARLEVPYSGKSRWDHARVGALVGLGAYLLAATAWIVHEEATCTGPECFGEGFAWIGLVDGVPTSAAIGAGIGFVLPVRHWREIRILRPQ
- a CDS encoding multiheme c-type cytochrome, giving the protein MKHRCRSAAVVSLILVAVCAAVVFARRYRPPPVRASNAVGDATCLSCHREKASFEETAHRLTSQLPSRAAIEGSFSAGENVLQTANPQLHYRMDSMARGYYETAVSGRAPDTTSQTARIDIVTGVRKGQSYLYWQGDQLYQLPVSSWRGIGWINSPGYRDGVANFDRPIAPRCVECHATRLEPVADARRTNRYRLTSTMLGIGCETCHGAGRMHAARERSPLRVVPTAVLSSAIINPARFSRGQRLDACALCHAGLGTLKTPAFSFLPGQRLEQHLDLPMPTFGGTPDVHGNQLELLIRSRCFQKSQMTCATCHNVHETQRDVASLSGRCLSCHTVQSCGLYPERGNALVGRCVDCHMPLEPSNVIISSHNGQREQPLVRTHWIRVYPRTIGR